In Aristaeella hokkaidonensis, the following are encoded in one genomic region:
- a CDS encoding YlbF family regulator produces the protein MREVMMKAQELAEAILNSETYQKMKQQEGAVRHDPDAAAALGDMIEKRQRVEAILSAADMNANELAEASREMEEAEKRMNENEMIRTLKQYRNDFQTMMDNVNKILRLVITGEVEEENSGSTGCSGNCSCCSGCR, from the coding sequence ATGAGAGAAGTTATGATGAAAGCCCAGGAACTTGCGGAAGCGATCCTGAACAGTGAAACGTATCAGAAAATGAAACAGCAGGAAGGGGCTGTGCGCCATGATCCTGATGCTGCCGCGGCGCTGGGGGACATGATCGAAAAGAGACAGCGTGTGGAAGCGATTCTGTCAGCCGCAGATATGAATGCGAACGAACTTGCTGAGGCCAGCCGTGAAATGGAAGAAGCGGAAAAACGGATGAATGAGAATGAAATGATCCGGACGCTGAAACAGTACAGAAACGATTTTCAGACCATGATGGATAATGTAAACAAGATCCTCCGGCTGGTGATTACCGGCGAAGTGGAAGAGGAAAACAGCGGCAGCACGGGATGTTCCGGCAACTGCTCCTGCTGCAGCGGATGCCGCTGA